In the Ricinus communis isolate WT05 ecotype wild-type chromosome 3, ASM1957865v1, whole genome shotgun sequence genome, AGAGATGCTAACATTTATATACTACTGAAACTTcacttaataatttaaattcgtTGTTCTTATATCATGATCTCCACCGTCCATCTCACTAGGAGTTATGTTGAGTAGTGCCAAAATTTATGATGGTCCAAGGTAGAAGACCTGCTTCAAGTAGTGGTAGGATTAATGACGATTGTGACTAATAGTAAACACTGTTGAAATGTCATATTTAAGGGTCTGCTTAATTTctcatcaaaattcaaaatctttgGTCCATTTTTCATTCAGTTGCCATATTTAGGTAGCAACAGTAAAGCCAATTTCTTTgtgtataaatttattttttttcttatgtaaCTTAataagacaaaagaaaaaaaaaaaaaaagaggaagtcaatttatttacttataatttattttgtaacctttttttttttttttgcatgcTGTATAAATGTACCTTCTATTCTGATTACTTGGATATATCAAGAAATTCAGAACAACATTCCTGGGGAAGGATCATTTTTAGAGGCGGCAAGTTCAAAATAACTAAGAAATTTctgaggtttttttttttttttttttctgaagaaataaggtttattttcttctatatatATGGAATGCATTAGTctaaaaatacatttattatttcaatgaaataatgtaaataattatattaagtcTAAATATCTGAAAGAAAAACAGTTATAAAAATTAgcttaaatgattaaaatatgtGTATAGTAAAACATGATCCTGTTTATTCTTttcagaagaaaaaaaacttaattggtttcattaaaaggaaaacaacTTGATCTAACATATAAATTCTGACATGGGTTGGGTTATTTTAATACATAGGAatgttttgattattttatacaCATGATTTTAGCtattgtgtaattttataatttttttattaatttaaataaatataattttaatattagcatattaatatatatatatatatatatatataatattaatatattaactaataatttttaattttgaaaatagtaaatcaataaaatttgtattattttattgataaataaatattttgagttaatttttatttattttatttataaaatcttaagaTATTAGAAACTTTATTAAATAAGACATTTACtaacattttaaattgttattattttgtaaaatatgtaaataattataaaatatcagaaaattaattaatttttcttataaatatagttttttttatttttatttataattgaaataataaccACAATTGTGCAATTTATGGCTTAGTAAACTGATGAGTTAGTTGACAAATCAATGAATTGCAGGGTTAAAAAACAACCGACTCAAATAGTATTTCATGAAATTGAAGAACAGAAAAGTTTGACAAACAAACATGAAATTACGATTTTCTGTTTTGTAGGAATAATCTCTTAAAACGCAGTTGTAATATTTCACAGCTAAACAAAACTTAATTTCTACCTCcatgataatgataatgaaTTTCGATAAAATTAGTCGTTTATTTATGCTttgactatttttatttattatatgattataaaattaaaaattaaattgataaatacaatttaataataatatttaatattaatttataaaattttaaaaaataatagcaaattaattattttttaatatttttaaaattttactaatacatgatataaaattatttactaattacttttaatattatataaattaatatataaatgtaattgatattattatattttaatatttaaaatttattaaaaattaaaaattaaaattaattaattaatattattattctattaaaaaaactgtgtattaattattataatatttgtgTACTGGTATCAGTTATAATATAGAGACTTAATGTTAAATATTCTGTTCAGGGCTGCGTTTCAATAACAGAAAGTAACACACGGGTGTCCTCATTATTATGGTTGGGAGCAATGCATTGCATACGTCATCAATAAAGGTTTATTAATAAACTTGGAGTTACTTATGTTTCAAAAGCACTTCTTACTACAAACGCCAAATCTCAGGATTTAATAAATCACAACCTTTGTCGGAGCCATTTGCTTTTATTAGACTTTCTTTCTCCTCACAAAACTGTCGcatttttagattttgattGTCATAAGCATCTCTAATAAGTAGAAGAGATTAAATTGcctttttctataaatactatcaaaatataatatatttaagaaagaGTTAAAAGTAGTATGAAATGGTATCTTCTCTTTGTAGCAAATAGTGTTTCTCCTTTGTATGGCACATGATATTGAATCCCTGTCTTTCTTAGGTTTAGATATGCTTTGTTTAGTGTGTTATGCATTTGTATTGGATCTATGCCTCCTAAAAAAGATTCTCATGTTTGATATATAGGTATGGtaattttgacatataaattatattaatatttacataaatattagGATCAGAAATCGAGGTTATGCGCTGAATTTCAATACAGAGgaaattatttacatttcACATGCAATGTCAAGATTTACAAACCGAATTGCACCACTTGATTTGCTTGTTTTATCCTTTGAAGTGAGGAATGGTCCTATCGTAAGCAAAACTTGAAAAGTAGGGCCATTACATTAGCTTTGATTTGCATTTCTTTGTAAAAGTAATAGTATGATTATgaaattcaatatttaatatttggaATTGACTATATAGTAAATGAAAATTATGGTTGGGAGTGGCCGCCTTATGAACAAACTTTCAACCCTAAGAATAAGAAGGGCAGATACAGACAGATCCATGGATGAATACTCTTGTTATGTACTTACACATATGTTCCATGCACGCCATTGTTTTTTATGATAGCATGTgacaattttgtttttctatgagaataataaaatgaatcttatattgaaaacaacaaaGGGATTCATCGTGTTTATTGATTTGCTGGGGACTATCTGCCGTCCAAAACAGTTACATTTTATACCACACATTCTCAGAAGCTTTTCATGCATCTTTCAACATTACCAATTCAAAATCGATGCTTCACAAAAtggaaatatttattaattagtatgtGATTTTCAAAActgaattaatattactaGGAAAACACCCTTTAAAGTCTTTGCATAATCAGAGTATTTATTTTGGGGGGAATTTCCTTTAATTGATTGAATAATGGAAATTGGATGTCCGTTATTGTGGTGTTTGTTATTTCTCAATTAATTTGGGTTTTAATACACGTGCATATGACTATTTCCAGTATATTGACATGgtcccattttctttttcttttaagccaaaaatttattgattttggaGGCAAGCTCCAAAGATGTGGGGCGTGACAACTCAATAATAAACTCCACAAAATCGTTACCCAAAACGTAAAACCCAACCCATCTGCATTTGGTCTCAATTCTcaacttaattattttgataatcaattattttatcttgTGTTCTTGATTTACATTGTACAGCTCTCAAGCTCACTCATTCAAAATTTCACTGTGTGTTTCTTGACCGTTATGAAGATTGGTTCCCTCAATTATACAgctctttttactttttccaCAGAGATAGGTTTTGCTACGTTGTGTGcaagaaatttaaaagagcaggcaatataataaaactaaattaaggTATTTACAAGCTTATGTAAGCTAAAATTGCAAAAGAGATGGATAGGTAGGTGCCAACCAAATCCTTTTGAGCGACACTGTAGAAATAGTTAATGCCTTGTAATTATAAAACATTGAAGGTTGAACTGAACAGTTgagagcaaaaaaaaaaaaaaaaccttaaaAACTCAAGTGTCACGTGGTCTTTCAAAGCCTCACGTTCCTAAATTAGTTTTGAGTTTTTGAACGAAAGAAATATTCTTGGTCGATGATGAACCAACACGGCTATAAAGAATGAGTCACTTGGACAGCATAGAATGGCAGCGAGGTGACACTTTTCTTCAATATTACAGCTAGCTAACTCTCTCTTCTTTCAGTACAGCACACACTCGGAACGAAAGACAGAGACACCGATATGGGAAGAACACCTCGCTCTTCCAAGGATGGTCTAAACAGAGGAGCATGGACTGCTGCCGAAGACAAATTGCTCACTGATTATATTTCCGTCCACGGTGAAGGTAAATGGAGCAATGTTGCCAAGAAAACAGGTCTGTTTTACTCGAGTCAATTGCTTACTGTTACAGTCCTGTGCTCTTTTCGGCcgaaattcaattttataagtCTATGCAGGTTTAAAGAGATGTGGAAAGAGCTGCAGGCTTCGCTGGTTGAATTACTTGAGACCTGATATTAAGAGAGGAAACATCTCAGATGACGAAGAACTACTCATTATCAGGCTCCACAAGCTCTTAGGCAACAGGTTTTGTACGCATAAACAATCACTTTCtctgttttcttcttcaaatcaaaCACGTGTTCCAAAAAGGAACTCTTATATACTTAAGTTTTTTTTAactgattttctttctcattatCTGCACGCAGATGGTCTCTAATAGCTGGGAGACTTCCAGGGCGAACAGATaatgaaataaagaattattggAACTCCAATTTATCCAAGAAAGCACAGGAAATGCAACTAACCCTCCCTAAACTTGATAAGAACCCGGTGGCAGTGAAACCTTGCGATGAGGCCGTACCATGCCCTAGTCGAAGTATTGACCTGACTTGCACTAATGGGGTTGGTGCCACAGCACTGCATGAACCTGAAGTTAATACTGGGATCTATGGAACTGATCAATCGAGTGACCTATCACCATCATGGGCATCCGGGGATGACATTTCATCCGACTTCCTATTGGATTTTGATGTGGAAGATCTCTGTCAGATTCTTGATTCCGGCCTCCCCGCCAAGGATACCGACTATGCAATTAACAGTGCCAGAGAAGGAGATAGTGATGTCAATATAAATGGAATGCTGAAGAGTGATGTATCAGATCGGTTTCCAGAGGAGAACTGGGATAGAGACGAATCCGTACAAACCGATGACTTGGATTCATCAGCTATGATGTCGCtggtttcttttcttgattcGGGAGTGGACTGGTCCGGGATGGCCTAGAGTATATACTAATACTAATACTACTACTTGTCTGCTCCTACAGCTTGATGATATATGTGTGCGCAGTTTCATCATTCTTCCTTCTTAATAAGATGACCCTTTATATGGGAGTGAATCCCAACCATGCTTGTATAAAAACAATTCTTCAGGTTAACATATTTCACTTTAATTTTTCACAATTTTCTTGGCATGCAAATTTCttactcttttaatttttcctcATATATTCTCATTGAATATGCCATCTGCCAAGATAGCGACGTTTATtgtttctataattttaatcatCACGTGCTAAAAAGCCAAATACAATTGAAATTACATAGATAATAGGACGGAATGGTGCTCCAActttcatattaatatttagaattaaaaaaataaaatacaagttAGTCGCGAATCAAGCAATTAACCCAGCGCTAATTTGAGTAGTTACAAGTTTCAACTAACTTCCCTTTCCCCCAAAAAGTCAATACAAATTTAATGACTaacaaaaaaggaaaggaaatcTAGGCTTCCAGAAAGTGTTTTATGTCAAGCTTAATATAGATGTTATCCCGGAGGTGATATGGATGCTACAAAGGAGGGATCTTAGGCCTGATGGGTTCACTCACTTTAAGGGTTCTGGATGCTAAATTATGGAGTGCAGTCTCCACATGACTTGGAAATAGACACCGAATATCTTTTTAAGAGTAAattatttcatcaattttaCAATCTTCTTCTGGAGCCAGCAATAGGAAGTTAACACTTCTCACAAAGACAATGTTTAGTGGTAGTTGTCCTCTTTTAACAACAGGTATAAAGCCCATTAAGGCAAAAATACAAGATCAACAAGCATACTCTTAACTAAACTAAAGTGTGGCCTCTTTATAAAGATCATGGAGACTTTAAATTGTTAGTCTTTGGGAAATCAAATCTAAACTAGATGTCCTtgagtatttttttctttgcaactagagaggaaaagaaaataataatccCCAAGCATATCAGAGGCCGAAATGGCTGATAATACCCTCAATCTGATTTGCGGTGGATGGTTACAACTCACAAATTACGTTGAAGGTTGTTGCTTTTCTCGTTACTCTAGCGTGGATTATGAAAGGATGCCATGTCTCTCTATTCCCCTTTTTTATTACTCTAGTTTAGATTCATGAAATACTTAAGTAATAAGATAACCATTTTAtgtaataatttgatttggatcAGTTTAGACGAAGGATAATTATTAcatgaaattattattcttaaattttgtaaaatactTGTACTGTGTTTTTCCATACTTTAAggactaatatatatattttcttaattgtcCATCTTAAATTCATTAAACATCATCTTCTATTATACATCACCATCACCATTACTATTGCCAACTACTAACCCACCAACTGCCATAATCAACTTATTATACTATCATATGTGTATGTATATAGTTATCATTTGTTCAGAAATAGTTTAAAGTCCAAAAATTAAAGGGTGGAAATAAAATTGTATAAGAATAAGCATagttattctatttttttagggATTATTATTCCATTTCGTATATGATGTCACATTTTATGACCTATTAGTCTATATTTGATACACAGATATAAAAGAGTGAAGAAGGAGTCTTGTCTTTATGTTAGTTAACTAATagttcaaatatatataaaattgtcACAAAACTGAtgtatctttttttttgtttatggaGAGCTAAAGTCTTTATAGTACTAATTAAAggtgataaaataaaaggttaagAAAGATATTATgtagctttttattttaaaatccatTAATGGACATATAATAGTTAAAAGACAATATAGGTGCGAGCGAGGATGGAAAGATATGCTAATTTCATAGCACAAAGACACAAAAGGTTTGTTTTtggaaaaggaataaaaatcCGATTTTGCCACTGAAGTTATTACTAATACTCAATTTGGctcttttaaacttttaaggGCTAATTTAACATAAGATTTTATGCTTTTAGCTCAAATCActccatttttattaatttatacaacACACGTCTAGTCAAGAAGACGGtcctatttttattagataaaataacttattttttcttccttttatttttttcagaaatTTTTTCTCCTTATCCCATTAGTTAAGAGTATTTAggagtttaaaattttaattaaaaaaataaaacaataataattaattaagtgaaaaataaaaatcaaaataagtaGAATTCCACCCTTTCTCTTCCCCTACCCGCTACTCTCCTTGTtccaattattctttttttttttttctgttattttcCCCTTTTACAAGTATGCCGGccaaatttttgttttgaaaaagtTCAACAATAGCAATTATAAAAGACAAAGATGAAGTGTTGCCACAAGTTGATGCTCAATCGATTACAATAATTTCAGGAGTAATTGGTGACTCCAACCTTGAATGGTGATTCCAAGCCCATGAGATCTTATAATGCTCTCCTGTCATTTTCAATGCATTGGATTGAGATTGAAAACATAACCCAACAACCATAAATTTTGGACATCTATGTTACTTATAATGGCCCAAAAATAATTGAAGCCCATTAGAAAGTTCTCATCCTTTTGGCTTTGGCTTCAATGCTGTAGCtctccttctctttcttttctttcatatatGAAACTTGCTTCTTTCAGCTGTGCCAAATGTGGTTGCTCTCAAAAGcttagatttaaaaaaacacTTGAATCAAAAACAACTTTTTGATGAAAAAATTTCAGCATTCTTTTTTATCTAAGATTTTTCTTCTCAACTAATAAATTCAgaactcaaaaatatataataaagacttaatatataaatctaataaaatattgtaaaatattttttttattttttaaaagagactgtaaaactgaaattaggggttaattgaataaaaaatgtaGAATTTTGCACTAAACTGACCCTAAAGTTAAAAAATGGGCAAATTGAACTTCAATGATAAGTACAGTGGCCAAATTGGACATTATCCCTTTAGAAAAACTCAAAAGGTACTTTAAACTTAATCATCTCTTTGCATTTAACAACAAACCAAAactttcttctattttttcagTGGcaagaaaatcttttttttttcttttttaaatatattgacaatgttgtaattatttaataaaatcatgtTTGTATCATATGcctgaaattgaatttaataatatattatacgGTGAAAGCGCCATCAGATTCTTAGTCGTTACTACCTCGGTTGGCTGCTTATtatgtaattctttttcttaatatatatatatatatataatctaagATTCtagagatatatttttatttttttatgcgTGTCTaatttatatgcccaattgaaagttttcaaaatttattggACCTGGATTATAATTTTAGGCGCATTTATGCAAGGTATTAtgcttttataaattttacggTTTTCTCTTCCTTTAAGCTTAAAtgggttttctttttgatgGGCCAATCTTATATTATACAACTGCCGATCCaccaaatttaaattataattaaacaagACGGCTATACTTCCAATCATTGATGTATCCAAGAGCCTTGATTTGATTGGATCTTTCTGTTTGATTTCCAAATTAGTGTTGTGTGACGGGCTTAATCTGATTTAAATTGGCTACGGCTTTACGAATATTTTGTAGTAAAAAAAAGTGCATGTGATTATACATAGCtgttttttttctccttttctagttataaaagaagtaaaaaaaaaaaaaaaaccaatcAGTCATTCCTTTGGGGCCTAACAAGATTGGTttcacacatatatatatatataccaatgATAATTAACAAGAACTGGATGCTTTAATATGATTTTAGAACTTGCAGTCTGAGAAAGTGGGTTTTTTTtggcaaaaagagaaaaacatgAGGAGTAGAGAACATTAAAGCTAAATATAACGTGTGTGAAACGATAGCAGATGGGGCCATAGGGATATGATATTATGGAACACTAATTACTTAATTAGTGTGAGATAAGAAAACCGGTACGTACAGGCAGACAGTTGATTTGCAGAGTGAATTGTTGGTAGCAAATGTGGTCACATATCTATAAGTATAAGTATAGGTATAGGGTGTGATAATAACCTTGAAAGAAAGCAATTGAAAAGACCGTAAAAATGATGGTACCACGTGCAGAACCACACACCCTGTAGGCGAATCCCAGGTGGACACGTAGCACAAGAAGCGATGGAGCAGTTCACGTGAGAGCCCATAAGTCCTCACTTCTTGGGGGACCTTCACATTTAGAAGCATCATCTCATCTCTTCATCACCCAATCAGACCTGACCCTTTCTTTCCAAAGTACATATATGATTGCATGACAGATTCCATCTTTTCCCTTTCAAAAGCCccacattttctttcttttttattaggAACATCagtactctctctctctctctctctctctatacaTATCATTGCTTTTCTTATCCCTATCCATCACAAACATCATTTGCTACTTCAGACTcatccttttaattaattcatcattACAGCCCAATCTCTCAACAATGGTCTATACAATTTTTACATGTCACTGATTTTCTTGGAGTATTAGACTGTGACCAGGATCTCCAGAACAAAGCCTCGTATTGCATCATCACCATGGAACCGAAGACACCAAATCATATACTAAGCCAATTTGTTCTTTGCGTATTCGCACTAACACTATAATGCCATTGatacattttttaaaagagaatGCAAAGACTAAAATTAATACCCTCCAATTAAGGAAATGACTCTCCAAGGAAAAGCACAATGGATGAACAAATGATTAGCATCTTCACTAAATCTATTGCAAAAGGCACACCAATTCCCATCGATAGCAACCCAGCCaaacttgaaaagaaaatttataatactgATGCAATCTTACATACAAGCCCTGTgaaaaaactcaattttaACTGGAGTAAGTTCAGCCAATTTTGGGGAACAAATACATCTCCctgaaggaaaataaaccgTCATAAAAATTTCATAGCCTCAGAAAAGTAATGCTTCCACAAAATCCGATGAGGAGACCATACAAgtaattatgtttatataaaATCACAACTCTCCATAATTATTACAAGTCCATAGTCCATAGtccattaaaatcaataatcacATATTCATCtcttctaaaatatatatatatatatatatatatgtatctcgttgttaacaaaaacaaaaaaaaagttgtCAAAATTATAAACTCCACAGAAGACTAGTTTGCTGATTTCTTTGTCTCTTTTGTTTTGGGAACTGATGTCCATATTCTATAGGGTTGTAAATACTAACtaaaaaagcaagaaaagaaaatcatggTCTACTAGATGGAGGCAAAAATGCATGATTTGTAAGTCGTGAAGAGGTTGTCATCAATTGGGGCCATAGCCCAAAAAGGTGTAAATTACCCCCTTTCTCTGTCATGAATCTTAATAGCCATATACTCACCAATTAAGCCATGCCAAACCAACATACTCAGATGCTATTGTCTCTTTGCTAGATACAGACAGCATTTTCTGTTCGAAGGCGACATGCATGGCGCAGCAGAAGTTATAGATCGAAACAGGTTCTATAATCATTCTTTTCGcagaatatataaaaaggaTGACAAAGAAAGAATTCCCGTTAAATGGAAACGCATATAAAACTGATATGAAACTCCATGAGTTCTTTCGCGAAACAAAAGCAGTTCAACAGCTTAAAGATTTAAGCATAAAAAGCATTACACGAAtacaataaattaagaaaaccaTAAACAGTACAATCTTCAGGTTCCACTTTTATTGCTATTTATTGTAAACAAGGAAAAGTTCTGAACCTAGCTCGCTAGCTAGCAGTGGAGTTAATCCTACATATATTAAGGAAGATAACACACAATTCTAGAACCAATTTTGCTGACAATGCCccgaaagaaagaaaacaaaaaggaaaaagaaaagagcagTCCACGCATTATGATATGCAGATGCAGAAATGCATAGGGCCGGGTAGCTTACATATCACGGACATGGAAGATGTTGGGGTTTTTGACGACAATATCGTACATGTAAACAGAAGTGAACTTGGAGAAATCCCTTGGAAGAGATATTAGGTCGATGGAAGAGTGTTTGTGGAATTGGAAGAGATCAGGATCACCTCCATAATACCTCTCCCAACCTAAGTTTCTGAGTATTTGCTCAAGGGAAGAGTAAGAAGTTACAACTTGACCAGATGGCAAGTGCACTAGAACCTTTCTCCTTGAAGAACCTCCTTGTCTTCCTTCAGATGCTTCAGCTCCAGGATTCTCCAAGATAAACACTCCATTATGTTTGAAAACCCAAACCCCCGACATTCTTTATATGCGGAACTAGTAGTTTGGTTTAAATTATTAGAGGAAGTGTTAGTgtgaatttagggttttagggAAAGGTCTGCGAGGAGGAAGAAGAGTAGAAGTGGGCTGATGAGAAGTGAAGCAGGGAACGGGGGGGTATATATAGTGCGGAATAGGATCAGAagaaaacaagagaaaataCTGGGTGGGGTTGAAAGGAAGAGTAATTATAAGGATGTTGGGGTTAAGGTACAGAATCTAGATACAGTGGGTCCAAAATGGTTTAAATAAGAGGGTACAGGGATGCTTATAGGGGGTGATTTAGGGCACAGGTACCATCTGTAGGGTTGGGTTATGGTGGGAGGGAGAAgaatctctcttttctttcgtTTTATCTTTAAGAATGTAAAGAATCTATGGATTTTCGCTTGAGGGAATCGCGAACAAATATTACAAAGACATTCTGTTTTTTAAAAGTCAAAGGGATTAAAAGATGTTAGCATTCACATCACGAGATATCCACGTGAAGTGAGTGGTAAAGATTagcaaaaatttcttttttgttggtGGGTTAGGCAACTGATAGCTGCATGCAttgcttcttttaatttcttttgttgctTACTCATCATTGGCTGTTCCTTAACATTTaaaacccttttctttctttattcttgCCTTTCTAATTTGAGCTCAAGCTTCAGTTACAAGAATAAAACAGGATGTCAGCCTCCAAATATTCttcattattataacataaaattcTCAGTCCTATATGAACTGACGTCTGTGGAAATAAGCTAATCTCATCAgccaatttctttttggagcATACccttaatttatttctaaacataAACCATTCCGTCTCTCATTTcttaattcaattcaaatttCTGCCATTAACTTAGTTTTCATAATTACATGAAGGAAAAGAATATTACATCCGCAAAAAAGATTAAAGGTTTTCCTTTCAACAATTCCTTAGGTGGAAACATCTCGCTTGTTGTATGGACAGAATTATTGTTCAATCATCTATTGCTCGTAGTTAGTTTATAAGTTTAATCCTTAATAATTTAGACAATATCTAATGGTAAAgtcaaataaaaagttaatctTCCTTGTGgatataaattagaaaaggtTAATAATGGTCAAAAGTGAGTATTAAActctttatattatatataaatatgcctttttcttcttctccaaaaATTATTGGTGgaagagggaaagaaaagaaagtctattaaaaagtaatataaggTATAATACTTGGGTCAGAGGACCACCGCACTGATTTTGGAATGCCATTGtcaaaccaaataaaaagaaaaatgatgaaaCAAAACTATGTATATATTGGGATTTCTAACAATGCCCACATGAGATCACATGGGCTCAAATGGTCCAGGAAGAGGACCCTCTTCCCTCAGTCTTGTCAAATCTATCATTCCCATGCTCATCCTCTCTCGTCATTTGGATATTTCTCGTCTATGATTAATATGATGCCTGCATGCCTTACTTTCTATCTTAAACTACAGTTTATTTTCGATTTCAAAACCAAaaccaaaacaaaacaaaaattacgTATTCATCGTATTTAATGATTGACAAACCTTTTTATGCATGCTTAAATAGATAGTGactgtttattatatattaagttCAGAATCatatgtaaatttatcaaGTAATTAAGCAATTTTAAGCTCATTAATTGTactattgatatatatatatacacacataaACGTCCTTATTTGCTTGTTGGACCTCACAGGAGCATCAATTCTTTTACTGCCATATGACCATCAAACAACCGCATTAGGAATTGCTAAGCTCCAAATCAATATTattagatataattaatacaataataatgGATGATAAAAGtgaagataaattttaaattaaaatttcaatgataaactatttattttactaacaaaatattatcgaaaattacatattttgcAATctgtataaat is a window encoding:
- the LOC8282069 gene encoding flowering-promoting factor 1, with translation MSGVWVFKHNGVFILENPGAEASEGRQGGSSRRKVLVHLPSGQVVTSYSSLEQILRNLGWERYYGGDPDLFQFHKHSSIDLISLPRDFSKFTSVYMYDIVVKNPNIFHVRDM
- the LOC8282068 gene encoding transcription factor MYB1, with protein sequence MGRTPRSSKDGLNRGAWTAAEDKLLTDYISVHGEGKWSNVAKKTGLKRCGKSCRLRWLNYLRPDIKRGNISDDEELLIIRLHKLLGNRWSLIAGRLPGRTDNEIKNYWNSNLSKKAQEMQLTLPKLDKNPVAVKPCDEAVPCPSRSIDLTCTNGVGATALHEPEVNTGIYGTDQSSDLSPSWASGDDISSDFLLDFDVEDLCQILDSGLPAKDTDYAINSAREGDSDVNINGMLKSDVSDRFPEENWDRDESVQTDDLDSSAMMSLVSFLDSGVDWSGMA